From Thalassotalea psychrophila:
TAATACCTTTACTTGCTAAGAATTCTAATTGGTCTTGCATAAGTGCCAATAGCGGCGAAATAACTAAGGTTAAATGCGGCAGAACTAGCGCGGGTAACTGATAGCAAAGTGACTTTCCGGAGCCCGTTGGAAATATAGCCGCTGAGCTTTGGCCATTCAATATTGTGTCAACGACCTGTTGTTGACCATCTCTAAAATGAGAAAAACCGAAGTGTTGCTGTAGTATTTGAGTAGATGATTGCACGTCTGTATTCGATTTTAAGTTTGAGTCTGAGCTTGAATTTTGCATATTACATCCTTGTAGTTAGCGAGTGGTAAAGCTTAGCACGTTTAAATGAAAATTCATTATAAAAGCCATGAGCTGAAACTGCTATAATCAATCCAGTTTTTAATAAAAATATATGAGATCCGAATTGATAGAAATTATATCGCCTGATACATTTACCACTACGCTATGGAAAAACGGTAAAGGCGAAACAACAGAGTTAGCAATTAGCCCAAACAGCACGATAAATGAGTTTAAATGGCGGTTAAGCATCGCGAGTGTTAGTGAAGATGGCGTGTTTTCTGACTTTAGTGGTTATTGCCGCAACCTTATTCTTTTGACAGGTAATGGCATAACATTAAGCCATACCAATGCTCTTACTAAAGAAACGAAAACAGATTGTTTAGCTCAAGTGCTTAACTTTTCAACTTTTGATGGTGGTTGTAAAACATTTGGTGTACTTACAGATGGGGCTATAACAGACTTTAACTTAATGCATAACCCGAACTACTTTACGGCATTAGTTAAGCCACTGAGTTCACAACAAACAATCGATATCGAACCTGCTGATATTTGTTTTATTTACCCTTTAAGTAAACCGGCTTTAGTCATCAATAAAAACGATAATCAAGAATTTATATTGCCACAAGGGCATTTAATAAAACTGATTTCTACTGAAACGTTTAACTATTCTCTTAATGGCGAACAGTTAATTGTAATTTATTTGAATAAGCTATAAGTGAATTGCATTGGTATTATTAAACGTTTTCAGTATGATAGTAAAATCAACACTAATCCTATAAATAGCCTGAATAAGCGAACCCTATGAGTAAACCACAAAGAGACTTAACGTTAAGATTTTTAGCTGAGCCACAAGATGTTAATTTTGGCGGCAAGGTTCATGGTGGCGCCGTAATGAAATGGATAGATTTAGCTGCTTATGCCTGTTCTGCCGGTTGGAGTAGTTGCTACTGTGTAACAGCATATGCAGGTGGCATTCAGTTTGTTGCACCGATTCATGTGGGTAACTTAGTTGAAGTTGATGCGAAGGTCATTTACACAGGCAATTCTTCAATGCATATTGCACTTGAGGTTAATGCCTGTGATCCTAAATCATTAAATCGTCGTCTAACAACTCATTGTATTGTTATTATGGTGGCAGTAGATGAATCAGGACACCCTGTTGATATTCCACAATGGATACCTGAAACTGAGGCCGATATTAAACAAAATGAAACGGCGATAAAATTAATGGAAATGCGTAAGCAAATCAAAGGTGAGATGCAAATTTATACCCAGTAGATTTGAGTTAGCGCTGTTATTTAGAACCTGTGCTGCTTAACCCAATTTCAGCTTATTAGTTAAACCGAGCAATAAAAGCATTACAGTCTCCTGGATAAGTATTATCAATTAAATAATGTATTTTCCAGCCCAGATCAGTTTTCACTAACTGGAAACTGTTCACCCCACAATGGCTCAATTTTTTGTCTAGATAAAAAGCAAATGGCGTCCACACGGACGCCATATTTCCTTGTTGGTGAGTCTCAATTTTTAACAATTTTTCATCCAAATATTTCGTCGATTTTGCAATCGACTCAGCAAAACCGTTTAGATCTGACTGGATAACCTCTCCGTTGGGCTGTATTCGTTGTAACATCGCATTAGCAGTAAACTGGGCTAATAATTGTTCACTGCTATGACTGCGCATGGCGGCAAATAATTGTTTGATTGGTTTGGTTATTTCTGCATTATTATTTTCGCTAGCGCTTGCCAACAGACTAACCGCATACGTTGTAATAATTACAAATTTAAGCCCCAAAAAAATAGCTATTTTCATTTTTACCACCGTTTTGTATCACCAGTTGATTAATCAATGGTTTTGAATTTAATTGCACTTTGATATTGCTCGTTGTGAAAAATTTTATGCGTTGCTTTTACAAAATCCTGCTTAGTAGCATTGAAAATATTATCGACATACTTTTGCGGGTTAATATCGATAAATGGAAACATACTGCTTTGAATTTGAATTTGTAACTTATGACCACGTTTAATGGTATGTAATACATCATAAAGCTCAAATTTCACCGCCGTTGGTTCATTAGCTTTAAACGGTTTTGGCTCACTCATACTATCGCGAAAACGACCACGCAATACTCCCCAGCGAACCAACTCATGACGATTACCCTTATCGCCATCGACTTCGTCTGTGTTGACATTTGTTCCTGGAAATACATCAACCAATTTAACTACAATATCAGCTGAGCTTTGTGTAGTTGAAAACCAAAGATCTAAGTCAATTGCCCCAGCAATGGTGAGATCATCACTCATTACCTCGGTTTCAAATACTAATACATCAGGTCGACGTGCACTAAAACGCTGGTCTTCAATCATATAAGGCTTGTCCCAGCCTTTACTTATTTTAGCTGAATGCGGTACTGGTTTATTTGGGTCACTGATAAAATCACTAAACTCATCAGTTTTTTGTGGTTCAGTCGATAAGGTTTCATTAGCAGCTAAAAATAAGGTTGTCTTGGTAGACTTTTTAGGTGGCCATTGCTCAAACTGGCGCCAGCGATTACTACCAGTTTCGAACATAGTAGCTTTTGCTAAGTTTGGCTCATCCGCATCTTTTAAGTGATGATTGAAAAAAGGTAATAAAACTTCTTTTTGAAACCAACTACTGGTATTAAAACCAAAGTCACCCTCGCCCAGATTTTTGCCTTCACCAGTGCTCCATTGCCCATGTGACCATGGACCAATAACTAAACTGATGTGATCTTCGTCATTGTTATGACTCATGGTTTGATAAGTCGCTAAGGGACCATACAAGTCTTCAGTATCGTACCAACCTCCGACTACCAAGGTTGCTGGTTTTACTTTTTTAAGATGCGGTAAAATATTTCGTTGTTGCCAGTAATCATCATAATTAGGATGTTCTGTTAGCTCATTCCAAAATGGCCGAGAGCCATGAAAATAATGCTTATTAACGTTTGATAAAGGTCCTAAATTTTTAAAGAATTCATAACCATCCGGTGTTACCTGCTTCATTTCTTCAGGCCAGGCTGCATGCGGTTGTTTAGGGTGTTTGTCGAAAATATCAAAAAAGATGAATGCCATTGGCACCACAAAAGCGCCATTTCGGTGAAAATCATCAAAAAACCAGTCAGCAATAGGTGCTTGCGGTGAAATTGCTTTTAACGCTTTATGACTATTTATGCCAGCCACTGAAGTATAATAGCCAGGGTAAGAGGTGCCCCACATACCTACTTTGCCATTATTATGTTTTACATTTTTTACTAACCAATCAATAGTGTCATAGGTATCAGTGGCATCATCTACCGCGCCCTTGCCCTTCTTGTAAGCATCCTGTGGGCGCATATTAACGTAATCGCCCTCGGACATAAATTTACCTCGGACATCTTGAAAAACGAAAATAAATCCATCTTTCTCAAACTGTTGATCAGGTCCCAATTTGGTTTTGTATTTATCACTGCCATACGGGGCAACTCGATACGGAGTGCGAACCATTAACATTGGATATTCTTTAGAGGTATCGTTTGGTACATATACCGCTGTAAACAACTTTATGCCATCGCGCACTTCAATTTTGTATTCAAACTTTGTATAGTTGGCGCGAATATATTCCGCTCGCTCATCTACTTTCTCTTCGACTTTAGCTTCTTCTGCATTTGCTATGCTCGGTATCGCAGAGATACTTAGAATAGTGAAAAAACAACTTAATCTTTTAAATTGCCTAAACGTCATTGATAAATCCTTTTTTTATAATTTTTTAATTACTAATTTACAAATCACCTATCATTGCTACTCAATGCTCAGGTGTTTATTCCGATTGATATAACTATTCACAAAGTGGCAACTCGGCCATTAAGCCGACTAAGTTTTCATCAGGGTCTCTTAAAAAACCAATCCATAATTCGTGTTCAGGCATTTTTGCAACAAGCTGAGGCTCTCGTTCAAACGCCACACCTTTAGCGAGTAAATGCTTTGTTGTTTCTTCTATGTTGTTAACTTTGTAATAAATCACTGAGGTTTTATGGTCTTTTGCATTCCCTTGCTCTGTAGTGAGCATTAACCGCGTACCACCACAGTCAAAGAAAGAAAGCTCCGGACCAGCATCAAATAGTAATGGTAAGCCTAAGGTGTTTTTATAGAATTCTCGTGCTTCTTCTATTTTTGTTACTGCAATTGCAATTTGGCCAACCGATTCAATTTCAATACTCATCGTTACTATTCTTAAATGTTATGTTATTGATAGTTATATGCTATTTCTTTAATCCGTTCAACAATGGCTTTAATACCGTTACCCCTTGATGGGCTTAAATGCTGCATAAGCCCTAGTACTTGGAAATACTCTTCAATATCAAAGTCGTGTATTTGTGCCGCCGTTTTATGCTGATAAACACTTAAAATTATTACCATTAAACCGCGAATAACTTTTGCATTACTGTCTGCTTGAAAAGAAAGTTTAGATGTAGTGGTATTAAAGTTTACTACAAGCCATGCATCACTTTCACAACCACTAATTAAATCTTGTGGTTGGCGATGTTCTTTGTTTAAGCGAGTTAATTGCTTGGAAAGCAACATTATTTCTCGATGCTTTAGATCCCAAGATGTCGCTTTACTGAATAAAGTTAGTACTTGCTCTTGAGTAATAAACTTCGAATATTGTTCATTTTCTATATGAGTATTTGTTGATGATTGCGGTGCTGACTCGCCAAGGCACAAAGCTTGTAGCTGTTTTACAAGAACATCAACTTCGTTGAAAGTATTATATGCTGCAAGTGACACTCGAATTGAACCATCAAGGCCTAATCCTTCAAGTAATGGCATTGCACAATGATGCCCAGCTCTTACTGCAATACCTTTACTATCTAAATGTGATGCTACGTCTTGATGATGAAAACCCGAAAACGTAAATGAAAATACCGGAATATCAGGACAACCTTTAACTAAGAACTGTACCTGCTCTATTTTACTTAGTTGTTGGTAAAGGTAATGGCAAAGTTGCTGCTCATAATCAATCATAGGTAAAATTGGTTTTTCGATAAAAATATCTAGACATGTCCCTAGACCAACTACACCAGCTATATTTGGAGTACCAGCTTCAAACCTATGAGGAAGTTCATTGTAAGTAGTCCCAGTAAAGCTTACTTTTTTGATCATTTCCCCACCAAACTGATACGGCGGCATAGATTCAAGTAATGCTTGTTTCCCGTAAAGTACACCAACACCTGTCGGGCCATACATTTTATGGGCAGAGAATACATAGAAATCGCAATCAAGCTCTTGTACATCAACAGCAATATGAGCAACTGCTTGTGCACCATCAATTAAGGTTTTCGCGCTGTATTTTTGGGCTAAAGTAATGAGCTGTTTAACCGGATTAATTTTACCTATTACGTTAGATATATGATTTACAGCAACTAACTTACACTTAGCGGTAATAAGTCGCTCTGCTTCAGATAAATCTATAATACCATTATCATCTAAAGGTAAAATAATTAGTTTAGCACCAGTTTGCTGCGCAACATGCTGCCAGGGTACGATATTGGCATGATGTTCGCCCATGGATATAACAATCTCATCTTCTGCTTTAATGAAATTTAAACCATATGATTGTGCGACCAAATTTATTGATTCGGTAGTACCTTTAGTCCAAATGATCTCATTTTCAAACTTTGCCTTAATTAAGCTCTGAACTTTAGCCCTAACAACCTCATATGATTTTGTCGCTTTTGCACTTAGAAAGTGGGACGCTCTGTGGACATTGGCATTATTATTTAAATAAAAGTCATGTAAAGCATTAATTACAGCCACAGGTTTTTGCGAGGTAGCCGCATTATCAAAGTAAATAATATTATCGCTATCACTAACTGTTTGTAATATTGGAAATTGTTTACGAAACTCAGTTGCAGAAAATGTTTTCATTTATTTATTTTTTAAGGCTACAGATATTAAATTAGCATAATTATAACCTACAAAGAGTATCTAGATGGAGATAAACGCTAGGTTTTGTTACATTTTATTTTCGCAAAATGCTGAATTTTTACTATAACTATAGATCCAAGCCGATCGGATTTGATCGGTAATAACCAACTTGAGGAAACACAATGACGTTATTTTCCTGGTTTAGTCATAATAATAAAGAGCCTGAAACAACTTTACGTTTAAGTGAGCGTAAAAACAAAAACCGTCTAACTTTAAAAGCTAAATCTATGTGGCCAGTTGCTAAAGTTAGACAGATGCCTGAATCCTTAATTAATAGTAATAAAAGTGTTGAGTCTAACCTTGACTCTGATGATTTCATCAAAGAGGCTGATTAAGTTTACCGAGCTTTAGTTAAGCCAAATGTGTTAATTTTAACTGAAGATTGAACCCCTGCCGACTTTTCAAACCAGTAGTTTGCTTGCTCAAAATCACCTTGTTGTTTGTACTTTTTT
This genomic window contains:
- a CDS encoding HutD/Ves family protein; its protein translation is MIEIISPDTFTTTLWKNGKGETTELAISPNSTINEFKWRLSIASVSEDGVFSDFSGYCRNLILLTGNGITLSHTNALTKETKTDCLAQVLNFSTFDGGCKTFGVLTDGAITDFNLMHNPNYFTALVKPLSSQQTIDIEPADICFIYPLSKPALVINKNDNQEFILPQGHLIKLISTETFNYSLNGEQLIVIYLNKL
- a CDS encoding acyl-CoA thioesterase: MSKPQRDLTLRFLAEPQDVNFGGKVHGGAVMKWIDLAAYACSAGWSSCYCVTAYAGGIQFVAPIHVGNLVEVDAKVIYTGNSSMHIALEVNACDPKSLNRRLTTHCIVIMVAVDESGHPVDIPQWIPETEADIKQNETAIKLMEMRKQIKGEMQIYTQ
- a CDS encoding CocE/NonD family hydrolase, with translation MTFRQFKRLSCFFTILSISAIPSIANAEEAKVEEKVDERAEYIRANYTKFEYKIEVRDGIKLFTAVYVPNDTSKEYPMLMVRTPYRVAPYGSDKYKTKLGPDQQFEKDGFIFVFQDVRGKFMSEGDYVNMRPQDAYKKGKGAVDDATDTYDTIDWLVKNVKHNNGKVGMWGTSYPGYYTSVAGINSHKALKAISPQAPIADWFFDDFHRNGAFVVPMAFIFFDIFDKHPKQPHAAWPEEMKQVTPDGYEFFKNLGPLSNVNKHYFHGSRPFWNELTEHPNYDDYWQQRNILPHLKKVKPATLVVGGWYDTEDLYGPLATYQTMSHNNDEDHISLVIGPWSHGQWSTGEGKNLGEGDFGFNTSSWFQKEVLLPFFNHHLKDADEPNLAKATMFETGSNRWRQFEQWPPKKSTKTTLFLAANETLSTEPQKTDEFSDFISDPNKPVPHSAKISKGWDKPYMIEDQRFSARRPDVLVFETEVMSDDLTIAGAIDLDLWFSTTQSSADIVVKLVDVFPGTNVNTDEVDGDKGNRHELVRWGVLRGRFRDSMSEPKPFKANEPTAVKFELYDVLHTIKRGHKLQIQIQSSMFPFIDINPQKYVDNIFNATKQDFVKATHKIFHNEQYQSAIKFKTID
- a CDS encoding VOC family protein, which produces MSIEIESVGQIAIAVTKIEEAREFYKNTLGLPLLFDAGPELSFFDCGGTRLMLTTEQGNAKDHKTSVIYYKVNNIEETTKHLLAKGVAFEREPQLVAKMPEHELWIGFLRDPDENLVGLMAELPLCE
- a CDS encoding SufS family cysteine desulfurase; its protein translation is MKTFSATEFRKQFPILQTVSDSDNIIYFDNAATSQKPVAVINALHDFYLNNNANVHRASHFLSAKATKSYEVVRAKVQSLIKAKFENEIIWTKGTTESINLVAQSYGLNFIKAEDEIVISMGEHHANIVPWQHVAQQTGAKLIILPLDDNGIIDLSEAERLITAKCKLVAVNHISNVIGKINPVKQLITLAQKYSAKTLIDGAQAVAHIAVDVQELDCDFYVFSAHKMYGPTGVGVLYGKQALLESMPPYQFGGEMIKKVSFTGTTYNELPHRFEAGTPNIAGVVGLGTCLDIFIEKPILPMIDYEQQLCHYLYQQLSKIEQVQFLVKGCPDIPVFSFTFSGFHHQDVASHLDSKGIAVRAGHHCAMPLLEGLGLDGSIRVSLAAYNTFNEVDVLVKQLQALCLGESAPQSSTNTHIENEQYSKFITQEQVLTLFSKATSWDLKHREIMLLSKQLTRLNKEHRQPQDLISGCESDAWLVVNFNTTTSKLSFQADSNAKVIRGLMVIILSVYQHKTAAQIHDFDIEEYFQVLGLMQHLSPSRGNGIKAIVERIKEIAYNYQ